A region of the Roseiflexus sp. RS-1 genome:
CATTCTCGATCTGCGCAACAACCCCGGCGGGCTGGTGACGCAACTGGTTGCGGTAGCAAGCCAGTTCATGCCGGAAGGAACCACTGTCCTGCTCGAACAGGAGCGTGATAGTTCACGTCGCCCATACACGACGAGCGAAGGGGGCCTGGCGCTCGATATTCCCATGGTTGTGCTGGTGAACGGCAACAGTGCCAGCGCCGCCGAGATCCTTGCCGGATCATTGCAGGAAAACGGACGCGCGCGCGTCATCGGTCAGGCAACATTTGGTACCGCAACTGTTCTACGACCGTTCGATCTGGAAGGCGGCGCCCAGGTGCGCCTGGGAACCTCGCAGTGGTTGACCCCCAAAGGCAGGGTGGTGCGCGGGGCTGGCATTCAACCCGACGAACTGATTGCGCTGGCGCCGGGAGTTGCGCCGCTCACACCGGCTGAAGCAGCGGCGCTGAGCCTGGACGACCTGCTGCGCAGCAATGATGTTCAACTGGTGCGCGGGATCGAGGTGGTACGCGAGGTGCTGGCGAGCAAAACTTCTTAGCCGATAACCGATAACCGATAGGCGATAGGTGATAGGCGATAGGCGATAGGCGATAACTGATAGCCGATAGGCGATAGGCGATAGGGTCACCGTTGGAGTTCGCGCGGCGCGCAGGCGTGCTCTGCATCGGAGAGCCGGAAGAGAACACGGATTGGCACGGATATAACGGATGCGCACGGATGGCAAAGAGTATCCCCTCCGCCGCAGCCCTCACAGGGGTGGATTTTTTGGCAAGCGCCTGCGTGCCATCTTCCGTTTCAGCCATCAGGACGCCCAAACTCCCCCTTCTCCCCTTGTGGGAGAAGGGGGCAGGGGGGATGAGGGGCAAAAGCGCACGGGAATGCAGAACATCGCTCATCTCTCCCAAAAACTCTACACTTGAGTGCCGCTGCAAACCGGATGGCAGCAATGCGGCGGGTAGCGCGCACCTCAGGCGGGCTGAAGCCCTGGCTGAAGTCGGGCAAGCCCTGCGGGCTGGATCAACCCAGGTTCCTCCGGCACATGGCCAGGATAACCGACACGCCAGCCCCGCAGGGGCTTCCATGCGCTCAGGGAGGGCTTCAGCCCGCACGAGCAACGTCGCGTTCCGCGCAGGCGGGCTTTGCCCTGGATGGCCGAGGACTTATGGTCTTTGAGTAATTATTCCGCTCCAGCCCGCGCAGGCGGGCTTCGCCTTGCATAGCCGAGGGCTTCAGCATCTCCATCAGCCCTCGCTGAGCGCCTGGAACCTGGGAGCGCGGGCGTCTCGCCCGCATGCCTGAAACCTGGGAGCGCGGGCGTCTCGCCCGCATGCGTTGAAGAATAACCCACGGATGAGCACGGATGGCAGGCAACCGGTCTGCCCTTCACTGATACAATGTACGTGTCTCCGCGCCTTCGCGCCTCCGCGTGAGCCGGTCTGATGCACGCGGAGACGCCGAGGACACGGAGAGATGTCGCACGAGGCGTCGTCCATTGGGTTCAACCTTTGTGAGAACCGCTATAAATTCTCAATCTCCATCATTTCGGTCATCGCGTCGGGCACGCAAGGCGGCGTGTAGACCGAAATTCATTTCGGTCGCCGCGTCGAGCGCGCGAGGCGGAGTGTAGACCGAAATTATGGTCTTTGAAGAAATAATCCGGTATAGCCCGCGCAGGCGGGCTTCGCCTTGCATAGCCGAGGGCTTCAGCCCGACGGCTAGCGCGGGATAGCGGATTTATTTCTCAATCTCTATAAGCCCTACCTGAAGTCGGGCAAGCCCTGCGGGCTGGATCAACCCAGGTTCCCCTGGCACATGGCCAGGATAACCGACACGCCAGCCCCGCAGGGACTTCCACGCGCTCAGGGAGGGCTTCAGCCCGCTGCGCCCCAGCCCCGCAGCAGGGGCTTCCACGCGCTCAGGGAGGGCTTCAGCCCGCTGCGCCCCAGCCCCGCAGGGACTTCCACGCGCTCAGGGAGGGCTTCAGCCCGCTGCGCCCCAGCCCCGCAGGGACTTCCACGCGCTCAGGGAGGGCTTATGGTCTTTGAGTAATTATTCCGCCATAGCCCGCGCAGGCGGGCTTCGCCTTGGCTAGCCGAGGGCTTCAGCCCCACGGCTAGCGCGGGATAGCGGATTTATTTCTCAATCTCCATCAGCCCGCACGAGCGGAGTCACGCCTGACGACGGGCGATGGCGGATGTCTTCTCCTACCGCCATAATGCTCAACCTTCATCATTTCAGTCGCCGCGCGGGGAATGCAGAGTGGGAAGTAGGGACGTCCGGCCCGGCGCAGGCGCAATGGCAGAATTGGGTATAGCGACCGAATAATCACCTTTGATCGCTGCAGATGGGCTATCGGCCCTGGTTGCGCTTTCGATTAGGCCGATTTCGGTTCCGTCGCTTCGAAGCCTGCTCAGACCGCTCAACATCCCTGCGCGCATCTTCAAGGGTGCGATTCAATACAACATCCCGGCGCGCATCTTCAAGGGCGCGTTTCAATGCCTGCTCATACAAAAACGCCGGATTCAATTGCTGCTGCTTCAAAGCCTGCTCATACCGCTCAATATCCCTGCGCGCATCGTCAAACGCGGGACTCAATTCAAGCGCGCGCCGGGCATCCGCGAGCGCCCGCTCATAGTCAGGGGGAACCTCGGCTGCCCACGTTAACCCGCGATTGCGGTAGGCGATGGCGTGTGCCGGCCAAAGCTCTATTGCGCGCGAGAAGTGTTGTCGCGCCTCACGAACGTTCTTCTGAGCGTAGGCGACATCACCCAGCCCGAGGCAGGCAGCAGCGTGGGTCGCGGGCGCGGCATCGGGAATGGCGAGCGCCTGCGCATACCACTCCGCTGCCTTCGTCCACTGCTGCTGTGCTGCGGCGACATCGCCCAGCCCGATGCAGGCATCAGCGCGGGTATCGGCAGCGCCAGACGTGTCGAAGGCTTTCTGATACCACTGCGCCGCCTCCGCCCACTGCTGCTGGCGCTCGGCGACATTGCCTTGCTCTAGACAGGCACGAGCACGGGTATCAGGCGCAGTGAGAGCCTGCTCATACCGCTCAACATCCCTGCGCGCATTTTCATATGCGGAGTCCAACTCGAGCGCGCGCCGGGCATCCGCGAGCGCCCGCTCATAGTCAGGAGGGTTCTCGGCCGCCCACGTTAATCCGCGATTGCGGTAGGCGATGGCGTTTGCCGGCTGAAGCTCGATTGCGCGCGAGTAGTGCTGTCGCGCCTCACGAACGTTCTTCTGAGCATAGGCGACATTGCCCAGCCCGTGGCAGGCAGTCGCGCGGGTGTCGGATGCGGCGCCGGGCATATCGAGCGCCTGCTGATACCACTGCGCCGCCTCCACCCACTGCTGCTGGCGCTCGGCGACAACACCCAGCCCGTGGCAGGCACGCTCGCGGGTATCAGGCGCGGCGCCGGGCATATCGAGCGCCTGCCGACGCCACCGCGCCGCCTCCGCCCACTGCTGCTGTTCTGCGGCGACATACCCCAGCCCGTTGCAAGCACGCGCGCGGGTGTCAGGCGTGGCGCCGGGCATATCGAGCGCCTGCCGATACCACTGCGCCGCCTCCGCCCACTGCTGCTGTTCTACGGCAACAGCGCCCAGCCCGTTGCAAGCACGCGCGCGGGTATCAGGCGCGGCGCCGGGCATATCGAGCGCCTGCCGATACCACTGCGCCGCCTCTTCCCACTGCTGCTGCCGCTCGGCGACAACGCCCAGCCCGAGGCAGACACGCGCACGGGTCGCGGGCGCGGCGCCGGGCATATCGAGCGCCTGCCGATACCACTGCGCCGCCTCTGCCCACTGCTGCTGGTGCTCGGCGACAATGGCGCGATGAAGCGCCAGCAGCAGCGCTTTGTTTGCATCATCACCGCGCCGTTTCGCAGCGGCCAGCCCGGCTTCGAGCCATGGCAAAAGATCATCGTACAGGATATACCAGTATGAGAAACGTGCATTGGCATAGATAACCAGTTCACGATCAAGATCCGGCGCCCTCTCCAGCGCTATCGCCTGGCCCTTGCTGATCGCCGCCCAATCGCGCTCGAAGAGCGTCTGTGCTGTCACGTCTGATTCCTCGCTGTACTGCTGCGCCTTCTGCGCGTAGTGACGGGCGAATGCGTCACCGACCGCCTGTTGCTGATCGGGCGGCATTTGGCGGAAGGCATCCTGCGCGTGGGCGCGCACAATTGAAGGACGAACCTCGTAACGACGCGCCTCGACCTGACGCAGGATGCCCATTGCTCGAAGGTTATCGAGTTTCTCGTCGTCCACCGTGTCCACAATCGGCGCGAGGACCGGACGGGCATCCGCCACATCGAACGAGCCGGGAAAGATGCCGAGTCCGGCATACAGCGCCCGATCCTGCGCACTCAGACGCTCAATGATCTGCGCGAGGGCGCGCGTGGCCACAGGCTCCCATTCGTCAGAGGAGCCGAGGGAAGCATTGTGAGCGTTACGATCGCCTGGGGTTTGCTGAATAATTCCAGGGACAGAGATGCTCAAGCGCAAGCGCAGGCCCGGCGCTTGTTCGGTTGGGAGCGTTTCTACCAGGATAGAAGAGCCAGGGGGAGCGTCGTGATCACCTGGAGTGTGCTGAATAATGCCAAGAACAGAGGCGCTCAAGCGCAAGAGCAGGACCGGCGCTTGTTCAGCAGTTGATTCGAGAAGCGCATCGCGGCAGCGACGCAGGTGGATCGCCTCTGTCGCCAACGCGCTGACGATTGCCTGGCGCTCCGCCTGATCGCTCGCAGCGCGGAAACGGGCTTCGGTCTGATCGGCAAGGTCGGCAAAGAAGGCGGCATACCGCGCAACGACCTCTTGCGGCTCATCGGGCGATTGATGCAGTAACGTGCGCGCGAATAATGCGATCGGGTCGTACAGGTAGAAGCGTTGGGAATCAGGCGCCCGCTCCACCAGACCACTCCGCAGGAGTTGCCTGAAGGTCTCGTCAGTTCCACTCCCAACGGTGACCGCCAGACGTTCGTCGAAATGAAGGCCGCTAAAGATAGCCAGCGACCGGAACATTCGTTGGGCATCCTCGGTCAACCGAACATAGCTGAGGCGAAAGACCTCTTCAACCGTTGCCCGGTTGGGTTCAGCACTATAGGGCAGCTGTAGCAGCCGGTTGAGAAACGCGCTGAATGTCCATGCGCCGGCCGCGTGGTCATGTTCCAGTTGAGAAAGATAACGTACAGCCGCTTCGAGACTCCCGCCATCTTCGGCTTCATTCTTCAACATCCGGCTGAGCACCAGCACCACAAGGGGAATGCCGCTGCCAAGCCGATGAATGCGCTGACAGACAGATCTGCCATCGGGCGAGTCAGGATTCCATGAAATCGTCTGATCTGCTGGCCACTCCTTCTTGATGATGCGCTGTGACTCCGGCTCGTCCATCGGTTTCAGTCGAAGCTGAGGCATGCGCCGCAGTTTATAAAGCGGGTGTTCGGGCCGGGTAATGACCAGCAGCGCATTGCCCTCTGGTGGCTCAAATGCGCTTAAGTCCGCCGTATTAGGAGGATTGTCAATAATGATCAGTCGGTGTTTCCCGATCAGCGACCGGACGTATAACCTCTGTAAGAAATCTGTTACATCAGGATCGTCTTTTTGAGCCGTCAGGCGCTCGAATTGCCTGGCTCGATCTTCTTCGCTGGCAGGCAGGCCAAGGGCCTGGTTGATCTGTTTGTTGTCAATCCCGGCGCCGACAAGGAAGCGAAACAAGACCTGGGCTGTTGTGTCACTGGCATGTTCAGGGTAGATGCCCGCAGCGTCAAAGTAGAAACGACCGCCAGGGTAAGCCTGTCTGATCCGCCGGTCATAACTGGTAAACAGTGCCAGCGACGTTTTCCCAATGCCGCCAATCCCGGTCACCACCGCAACTGGCACGCTTGCCGGACGAAACAGCCGCCGGAAGGTAATGGCATGGAGGAATGCCTTGAGCGCAGACTGTTTCGGCACGGTCAGGATCATGTCTGTCAGCGCCCGCTGCTCTTTCTGCCGGGTCGCCGGTATGAACTCTCGAGCCTTCAGGTCATCACTGAGATTTTCAGGCAACTGCAAAAGACGGATGGTAGAGGCTTCCTTGAAACCGGATAGATCAGCATTCTCAGGCTGCTGTCCGCGATATTGCTGGTAGGCAATCCAGATCGCGCCCGCTGCAATAAAAGCGAAGATCAGGATGCTGGCGACGATAAAGCGGAGCGGATCGGCATTGTACATCTGCACAATCCAATCCCGAAGGGGATCGCTGAACAGTTGCACTGCGTTCGCAACGACGAAAGCGATGACAGCAACGATTGCAACCACTCCCACATATAACGGAAACCGTCGCACGTGCATGTCCACGCTCATCAAGTTCAATCGCAGAAGGGCGACCTCTCTATTCTATATATTGTACGTCGGAGTGAACCCTTGGGTCGCCAGGAGCCGACCAGGGAGTAATGAAGATTGAGAATATAATCCGGTATGCGCCGCGTGCCGTCGGGGTGATGGCGATTGAGCATTATAGCAGTTCTCATAGAGGTTGAACCTCCTCGGACAACCGCAGCACGTGCGGGCTAAAGCCCTCCCTGAGCGCGTGGAAGCCCCTGCGGGGCTGGCGTTTCGGTTACCCTTGCCATATTCCGGGGGGACCGGGGTTGATCCAGCCCGCAGGGCTTGCCCGACCTCAGCCAGGGCTTCAGCCCGCCGGAGGCGAAGATGGAACGTTCCAGAAATCCAGTCAAGGGTTCAACGTATCTGAGAACCGCTATCCATCCGCTATCCCGCGCTAGCCGTCGGGCTGAAGCCCTCGGCCAGGCAAGGCGAAGCCCGCCTGCGCGGGCTATACCGGATTATTTCTTCAAAGTCCATCATTTCGGTCTACACTCCGCATCGCGCTCCCCAAGCGGCGACCGAAATGAACTTCGGTCGTAACTACTCAGGCTGCCTGGCGTTCAGCGATTGAAATCGCCTCTGGAAGGCTTTTAGCCGGGCGTCCACCTGCGTGGACGCTGCCACGGCGACCGCGTAGGCGGTCGCCCGGCGCGAAGCGTCCTCTCAGGCGCGGTTTCAACCGCATGCCTGAGCAGTTACCTTCGGTCTACACTCCGCATCGCGCTCCCCGAGCGGCGACCGAAATGAACTTCGGTCGTAACTACTCAGGCTGCCTGGCGTTCAGCGATTGAAATCGCCTCTGGAAGGCTTTTAGCCGGGCGTCCACCTGCGTGGACGCTGCCACGGCGACCGCGTAGGCGGTCGCCCGGCGCGAAGCGTCCTCTCAGGCGCGGTTTCAACCGCATGCCTGAGCAGTTACCTTCGGTCTACACTCCGCATCGCGCTCCCCAAGCGGCGACCGAAATGAACTTCGGTCGTAACTACTCAGGCTGCCTGGCGTTCAGCGATTGAAATCGCCTCTGGAAGGCTTTTAGCCGGGCGTCCACCTGCGTGGACGCTGCCACGGCGACCGCATAGGCGGTCGCCCGGCGCGAAGCGTCCTCTCAGGCGCGGTTTCAACCGCATGCCTGAGCAGTTACCTTCGGTCTACACTCCGCCGGAAGCGGGCATCTCGCACAATGCGGCAGGACCGGACAGGGGTCAGCATATCTGAGAACTGCTCATAATTGAACATCGCCGACCAGAACCGCTCAGGAAATGCACCACAATGCTGCGGCATAATTATAACATCCACATTGGTACGGTTCACGTGATGGTATAGTCCATATGAGATTGCCTGCTATTGATCAGGTCGGCAATCGAGCCATAGGATCTGCCTCTGCGTCCGCTGCGTCTAGTATAATCTAACGGGACACGGTATACCGTTCTGCGCCAGGTTCACGAGATCGCCGCGGAGTGTTGGGTAGCCGTGTCCTTCAACGCGACCAAGCCGAACAGTTATCTGGGCCCTCAAACCCGCATATGCTAGCAAGGCTGGCGCCGTTTTCCTCAGGAGGTTCTGTGTATGGCTTCCCGTGAGTCGCTCTTTATCGGCATTGATGTCTCCAAACAGACGCTGGATGTGGCGTTTGGCGCCGACCCGCACGCGCCACGCGAGACGATACCGTCTACCGACGAAGGTGTCCAGCTCCTGGTCACGCGACTCCAGCGCCTGCAGCCGACCCTGATTGTGCTGGAGGCGACCGGCGGGCTGGAGCGCATGGTGTTCGCCCAACTGCTCCAGGCTGGCGTGCCGACGGCGCGGGTGCAGCCACGCCGCGTGCGCGCCCTGGCGCACGCGGAAGGACGCCAGGCGAAGACCGACCGCCTGGATGCCCGGTTGCTCGCCCGCTTTGCCGAACGGGTGCGCCCGCCGCACCACCAAGCGACGGACGAGCAGCGCGCATCCTTGCGCGACCTGCTGGTCCGGCGGGCGCAGGTGATTCCGATGCGGACGGCTGAGATCAATCGGTTGACGGCTGCCGCGCCGAACCTCCGCCCGGGCATCCAGCAGCATATTGATTGGCTGGATCAGGAGATCCGTGCGCTTGAGCAGGAACGCGACAACGAGGCGGAGCGCACCGACGAGGTGCGCCGGAAACGGGAGCTGCGCGAAAGCGTGCCCGGCATCGGCGCGATCACCGCACTGAACCTGCTGCTCCGCCTGCCCGAACTGGGGACCATCAATCGCACGGAAGCGGCGGCCGTTGTGGGCGTTGCGCCGTATGCCAATCAGAGCGGCGCACAGCACAAACCCCGGCATATCTCCGGCGGCAGGAGGGATGTGCGCAGCGTGTTGTACATGGCGACCCTGGCGGCCACGCGGCGCCGTCTGGTCAGGCGCGCCTTCGATCAGCGCCTGTGTCAAGCTGGCAAGCCGCGCAAGGTCGCCATCGTCGCTGCGATGCGCAAGCTGCTGACTATTCTCGGCGCAATATTGCGTCAGCAAAAGCCCTGGGATCCGGCTGTGCATACGAGCGCCCCTTGACAAGCAACACAGTTACTCTGCGGTGAAATTGTGCATGCGTCGCCGCCGCAGGCGCGATACCACGATCTGCCTCTGCGCCTGCCACGTCTCTGCGGTGATATACCCTTTTTGCGGCGGACTCAGAAATATCAGTTGACCAGCCACGCATCGATCTCGTCGAGGGCGGCAGCGACGGTGAGGAGCAGTTCGGCGCCGCCGATGAGCGCCAGGGTGTCGGACGCCCAACCGATGCACTGAAGGGTTTCCGTGCGCCCAAGTGGTGCGATGGTCAGAAACGCCTGACCGAGGAGGCGCCGGGCGCGTTGCAGGTCGCCTGCCCCGGCTGCGGCGCGCGCGGTGGCAACGAGCGCGCGCGCACGCTCCAGCGGTCGCGGAATGAGCAGCGCCACTGCCCCGGCGTCGTCGGGCAATTCGTGGGCGGCGAGCGCCTGTGCTGCTGCAAGCAGGTAACGACTGCGTGTATCAGGTGGAAGGACACTTGCAATGTCGGTGAACACACGCGCGCGCGCGCCGGTTTCGACCAGCGAGTGTGCAATTGCCGCCTGCGCGCGCGCGCGCTCGGCGGGGACGGCGATCTGCCCGGCGCGCGCATGGGCTGCCGCCGCTGCGCCGGAACGCGCCCAGGCAATCGCCAGGTCTGCTTCCAGCCGCGCCCGCGCTGCATCATCGCCGATCTGCGTTGCCAGCGCAAATGCCTCACGATGACGACCGTTCACCGCCAGGATCCGCGCCAGTTCGTCGAGCGCCCAGCCACGTTCATCCTCGTCCGTAATGGTGAGTGCAACCGTCTCGGCGGTCGTGTAGTCTCCACGGCGCGCCAGGGCAATGGCAATGCGCGAATGGGCGCGGTCGCGCTCCTCGCCCTCCGGCAGGAGCGCCGCCATGCGCATCCCTACCTGGAACTGCCCACTGGCAGCTTCGGCGGCTGCCAGCGCCGCGATGACCGATGCTCGTTCTTCGCCCTCAACCGCCACTGCTGCGGTTGCCGCCTCGTCGAGCGCCTGAGCGGCAACCGGCGGATGGTCGAGCGCCATGTCGATCAGACAGCGGGCGCGGGTCTCATGGTCGTCGATCATGCGCGCCACTTCGAGCGCGGTTTCCGGCGCCACCTGGACGATCAACGCGCGCGCCACCTGCGCCAGAGCACGATCACGCAGCGCCGGGTTTGGCAGGAGCATCACCCGATCAACTGCGCGTGGGTTGCCGCGCCGCGCTGCGTCGCACGCCAGTTCGGCGGTCACCCACGCAACGGCAGTAGCGGCGCGCAGCGTATCGAGCACCAGACCGGCGCGTTCGTAGTCGCCAGCGCGTGCATGGGCAATCGCCACTTCTGCCATCGCCCAGTCGTGGTTGCCCGGATGACTGATTGCATAGGCGACCTCCTCAGCGCGACTGCGGCGTCCATGAGCGATGAGCCAGCGCACGACTTCGGTTTCGATCATGCCGCGTCGTTCGGTATGCACAATGCGTGTGGTGATGCCGAGCGCCGTGTCGGGAGCGCCAATGCCGATGGCAGCGCGCGCCAGGGCGACCAGCGTTTCCTCATGCTGGTCGCGCCACTGCCGGGTTGGTCCTGGCGCTTCCAGGTCAAGCGCCTCCGAAAGCATCCGCATTGCCGGTGCGCGCATGCGTAATGTATAACAGACTTCTCCGAGATGGCGCAGTGCCAGCGCTTTGTCACGTCCATCCGGCAGTTGATCGATCATTGCGCGAATACGCCTCATGGTGGCGTCGCGCGGTTGACCACGGTCAACCGCAGCGGCAAAGACTTCCGCAGGGGCGTGGGGCGGCAGGCTGCGTGACAGAAAGGTGAGCGCGCCAGCCAGCGCCGCTGCCCGCACCAGGTGCAACGCAGGTCCATCTTCCGCCGTCGCGCGCAGCATCCACAACGCATCATTCGCAGCATCGTTCAGATCACCGGTGCGTCGCTCCTGAGCGCGCACCCACGTCCGCCGAACAATGACATCAATCATGCTGCGCGTCGCAGCGCCTCCGAGCGTGATGTGCCGCGCAAATTCGCGGCTCAGCGTCTGCTCATCCTGCCAGCCTGATCGCTCAGGTGCGCCGTTCGACCGCGTTTGAACCAGTTCGACAAACCGCGCGTGCGCTGCCGCAATTCCATCGGGCGACGCATGCATAATAAATGCGCGCGTGGCGCGATGGTAAAGGCGAACCCCCTCATCGGTGCGTTCGATCAACTGACCCCAGCGTTGCAACAGGCGAATGATGGCGTCTTCGGCGCATGCTGCGAGCGCAGCAATCAGCGATACCGGCAACGGGTGATGCGCCGCAGCGAGAATATGCGCCAGGGCGCGCCCCTGTGCATCCAGCCCTTCCCACCAGCGCTGATGGAGAGCGGACAGTCCATGCGGAAGACGACGAATATCCAGGACGCGGGTTGCCGCCAGTCCCGGCGCCAGTCGGACATACAGCGGCGACCCCTGGCTTCGGCTGGCAATCACCGTCGCCAGGCGGCGATGGACGCCCCGATGGGCAGCCATTTCTGTCAGCCAGGTTTCACCGCTCTGAAGCGTCACGCGTGCGGTGATACGCTCGTCGATCACCGGTTGCTGTTCACCAGGAGTCGTAGCCATCACCACGACCACGCCAGGCGGAACGCACACCGGCAGCGGCGGCGGCGTCGGTGTGCGGGTTTCGTCCGGTATGCGCCCAATAACAACAACCAACGGATCACCAGACTGACGCTTCGCGCTGGCTTCCTCCAGCAGTCGTTCGATTGTCAGGGCATCACGCGCAGCGACAGGTGGTACGAGCGGAATGGGAAGATCAGAGAGCGCCAGCACCTGGGCGCAGAGCGCGGTCAGCCCTGCGCCAGCATCGTCTTCGGGCAGCCAGAATGCCCAACGGCGCGTGGCAGCGAGCCAGCAGATCAGCGCCGTTGCACCACCGCCGGTTTCGCATTCGAGGGCAACGATACCGCCTTCGCTCTCACCAACGGCTGCATCGATCTGCGCTACCGCCACCGGATGCGGCACGAACAGCGCACATCGCTCAGCGATGCGGTGCATCTGCGCCATCAGCGAGCGATGCGCCTGATGCTGAAGATGTGGATGCTCTGCCACTGCCGCAACTGCTGGCGGCATGATGGTGGAAGCCTGATGGGCAATCATTGCGTTTCCTGGATAACGATAGCAATGACACCGTCATGGTTCATCGCATTACGGTGTGCTCACTGCCTGTATGGGGCGCGCGTCACGCCCCAGATCGTATGCCGCCACCCCGTGTCGATGCGCCAGCGCAAGGTCATCGGTCAGCGCTTCGGCAATCACCAGTGCGACATTCAACCCGCGCTGCCGGAGCGCCAGCGCATGCGGCAGCATGTCGCGCGCACGCTGTCCGGTGATCATGACCACTGTGCTCCCCCATCCCAACCCGACAGTGGCACGGGAGAGGGTGACTGCCAGATCGCCCTCTTTCGCCACTTCGAGTCGCCCCAGCAGACCGAGGACCTGAATGAGATGCGCTCGCCCCGATCCAGGCGGCAGAATGCCGACGGGGGCGTGACTGGCGGCATCAAAGCCAGTGGTGCACAGACCAACCGATTGTCGCCGCTCGATCAGATGGGCAGCGATCGACGCCGCAGCCACCACGGCGCGTTCCATCGTATCATACGCAAAGCCGCCACCGTATTCGGCGCGCGAGAACGCCAGCGCAATCATCGTTTCGACAGCAATCGCCGGTTGATAGCGACGCACCTGCGGTTCGCCGAGCCGCGCTGTAGCCTTCCAATCGATCCGCCGCACCCCATCGACCGGTTGATATGGTCGTACGCCCATTGGACGCGCGGGATCGGTAAACAGTCGATGTGTTGCAGGCAGCGTGCCGAACGGGAGCGACGCTGGCAATCCCAGGTCTTCGAGCGGCAGCACGTTGGGATAGATTGTCAGCGCTGCGGGTGGCACTTCGCTCACGGTGCGTTCGCCGATCCCGAGCACATCGCCGGTCTGCGCCGTCAGCGGACCGATCTGATAGTATCCCCGCCGTCGGCTGAAAAGCGTGTAGCGCATCTCGCAACGTTCAGCGGCGCCAGGCGACATCACCTCGTACACCATCGGCGGTGAATGCAGCGCCGGTGGCAGCGTTTCGCGCAGGGCGAGCCAGGGAAGAGGCAGAAGACCGGTATTCTGCACTTCGACAAGAACCGGCACAGGATCGCCCGGAAACGCCGCTTCCGGCGCCACGCGCCGGATACGCAACCGGGACGCGCTGCGCCCGACCCACCAGCGCGCGGCGATATGCAATCCCGCGATCAGATAGAGCAAATAGAAGAACAACTCGCTGCGCAGGACGATAGCGAGAATGAACAGAACGATCATTGGCAAGAGAATATCCCGCAATCTGCCCCTCAGGAGATGAACGAAGACCCATCAATACACCGAATCAGATCTGTCCGATGCCAACATCCACCTCCGCCAGCACTGCGTCGAGGGCAGCGGCAGCAGTGCGCCCGCGCAGTGCGCTTTCCGGGCGCGCCAGCAAGCGGTGACGCCAGACAGGACGCACCAGATATTTGACATCGTCGGGAAGAACGTAGTCACGCCCCCGCAGCGCCGCCAGCGCCTGCGATGCGCGAAAGAGCGCCAGCGTCGCACGCGGGCTTGCGCCGAGCGCCAGATCGGGATGGGCGCGCGTCGCATGCGCCAGGCGGATGATATAGTTGCGCACCGCATCATCGACGTGCACCGACCAGATCGCACGCTGCAATGCCGGGATCTGTTGTCCGTCCACGACAGGCTTGAGCGTTTCAATCGGATGCTCACCCGCGAGCATCCGCAACATCTCTGCTTCTTCCTCTGGCGACGGGTAGCCGGGCGCCACCTCGACAAAAAACCGGTCGAGTTGCGCTTCCGGCAATGGGAAGGTTCCCTCGAACTCAACCGGATTTTGTGTCGCCAGCACCAGGAATGGGCGTTGCAGCGCATACGTGGTTCCATCCACGGTCACCTGCCCTTCGCCCATCGCTTCGAGCAGGGCGCTC
Encoded here:
- a CDS encoding tetratricopeptide repeat protein — encoded protein: MHVRRFPLYVGVVAIVAVIAFVVANAVQLFSDPLRDWIVQMYNADPLRFIVASILIFAFIAAGAIWIAYQQYRGQQPENADLSGFKEASTIRLLQLPENLSDDLKAREFIPATRQKEQRALTDMILTVPKQSALKAFLHAITFRRLFRPASVPVAVVTGIGGIGKTSLALFTSYDRRIRQAYPGGRFYFDAAGIYPEHASDTTAQVLFRFLVGAGIDNKQINQALGLPASEEDRARQFERLTAQKDDPDVTDFLQRLYVRSLIGKHRLIIIDNPPNTADLSAFEPPEGNALLVITRPEHPLYKLRRMPQLRLKPMDEPESQRIIKKEWPADQTISWNPDSPDGRSVCQRIHRLGSGIPLVVLVLSRMLKNEAEDGGSLEAAVRYLSQLEHDHAAGAWTFSAFLNRLLQLPYSAEPNRATVEEVFRLSYVRLTEDAQRMFRSLAIFSGLHFDERLAVTVGSGTDETFRQLLRSGLVERAPDSQRFYLYDPIALFARTLLHQSPDEPQEVVARYAAFFADLADQTEARFRAASDQAERQAIVSALATEAIHLRRCRDALLESTAEQAPVLLLRLSASVLGIIQHTPGDHDAPPGSSILVETLPTEQAPGLRLRLSISVPGIIQQTPGDRNAHNASLGSSDEWEPVATRALAQIIERLSAQDRALYAGLGIFPGSFDVADARPVLAPIVDTVDDEKLDNLRAMGILRQVEARRYEVRPSIVRAHAQDAFRQMPPDQQQAVGDAFARHYAQKAQQYSEESDVTAQTLFERDWAAISKGQAIALERAPDLDRELVIYANARFSYWYILYDDLLPWLEAGLAAAKRRGDDANKALLLALHRAIVAEHQQQWAEAAQWYRQALDMPGAAPATRARVCLGLGVVAERQQQWEEAAQWYRQALDMPGAAPDTRARACNGLGAVAVEQQQWAEAAQWYRQALDMPGATPDTRARACNGLGYVAAEQQQWAEAARWRRQALDMPGAAPDTRERACHGLGVVAERQQQWVEAAQWYQQALDMPGAASDTRATACHGLGNVAYAQKNVREARQHYSRAIELQPANAIAYRNRGLTWAAENPPDYERALADARRALELDSAYENARRDVERYEQALTAPDTRARACLEQGNVAERQQQWAEAAQWYQKAFDTSGAADTRADACIGLGDVAAAQQQWTKAAEWYAQALAIPDAAPATHAAACLGLGDVAYAQKNVREARQHFSRAIELWPAHAIAYRNRGLTWAAEVPPDYERALADARRALELSPAFDDARRDIERYEQALKQQQLNPAFLYEQALKRALEDARRDVVLNRTLEDARRDVERSEQASKRRNRNRPNRKRNQGR
- a CDS encoding IS110-like element ISRfsp2 family transposase; the encoded protein is MASRESLFIGIDVSKQTLDVAFGADPHAPRETIPSTDEGVQLLVTRLQRLQPTLIVLEATGGLERMVFAQLLQAGVPTARVQPRRVRALAHAEGRQAKTDRLDARLLARFAERVRPPHHQATDEQRASLRDLLVRRAQVIPMRTAEINRLTAAAPNLRPGIQQHIDWLDQEIRALEQERDNEAERTDEVRRKRELRESVPGIGAITALNLLLRLPELGTINRTEAAAVVGVAPYANQSGAQHKPRHISGGRRDVRSVLYMATLAATRRRLVRRAFDQRLCQAGKPRKVAIVAAMRKLLTILGAILRQQKPWDPAVHTSAP
- a CDS encoding DUF58 domain-containing protein, yielding MIVLFILAIVLRSELFFYLLYLIAGLHIAARWWVGRSASRLRIRRVAPEAAFPGDPVPVLVEVQNTGLLPLPWLALRETLPPALHSPPMVYEVMSPGAAERCEMRYTLFSRRRGYYQIGPLTAQTGDVLGIGERTVSEVPPAALTIYPNVLPLEDLGLPASLPFGTLPATHRLFTDPARPMGVRPYQPVDGVRRIDWKATARLGEPQVRRYQPAIAVETMIALAFSRAEYGGGFAYDTMERAVVAAASIAAHLIERRQSVGLCTTGFDAASHAPVGILPPGSGRAHLIQVLGLLGRLEVAKEGDLAVTLSRATVGLGWGSTVVMITGQRARDMLPHALALRQRGLNVALVIAEALTDDLALAHRHGVAAYDLGRDARPIQAVSTP